In Oryza sativa Japonica Group chromosome 3, ASM3414082v1, one DNA window encodes the following:
- the LOC9271148 gene encoding protein HOTHEAD has product MAPGHRHGSVPPVVLLLLVATVLGSLCLSLTASPEAQKGYNFRFARHARDAPLVSYYNYIVVGGGTAGCPLAATLSERSRVLLLERGGLPYGNRNVSSEYHFADALADTSPRSPAQRFVSEDGVVNARARVLGGGSCLNAGFYTRASSGYVRAAGWDPRLVNASYRWVERELVFRPDVPRWQCALREGLLQAGVTPDNGYTLEHVQGTKIGGTIFDRAGRRHTAADFLRRAHPRRLTVFLRATVSQILFRRTEGTATPVAYGVVFTDPAGVRHHVYLRGGAKSEVIVTAGTLGSPQLLMLSGVGPRGELEKHGILPVLDQPRVGQGVADNPMNSVFVPSPVPVALSLVQIVGVSRFGTFIEGVSGSQFGIPLHGRAASRRARSFGMFSPMTGQLGTVPPKERTPEAMRRAAEAMRRLDRRAFRGGFILEKILGPMSTGHVALRSADPDANPAVTFNYFRDPRDVERCVRGIETIERVVRSRAFARFTYANVTAMEAAVLGRRAGHLPVNLLPRRATDTRPLQQYCRETVMTIWHYHGGCHVGAVVDQDYRVLGVRGLRVVDSSTFKYSPGTNPQATVMMLGRYMGLKIQKERWTRNDETH; this is encoded by the exons ATGGCGCCTGGTCATAGGCACGGCTCAGTGCCACCAGTGGTGTTACTCCTACTAGTAGCCACTGTGCTTGGCTCCCTCTGCCTTAGCCTCACCGCTTCACCCGAAG CGCAAAAAGGGTACAATTTTCGGTTCGCGAGGCACGCGCGGGACGCGCCGCTGGTGTCATATTACAACTacatcgtcgtcggcggcggcacggccggGTGCCCGCTGGCGGCGACGCTGTCGGAGCGGTCGCGCGTGCTCCTCCTGGAGCGCGGCGGCCTCCCCTACGGCAACCGCAACGTGTCCAGCGAGTACCACTTCGCCGACGCGCTGGCCGACACGTCGCCGAGGTCCCCGGCCCAGCGGTTCGTCTCCGAGGACGGCGTCGTGAACGCCCGGGCGCgcgtgctcggcggcggcagctgcctCAACGCCGGCTTCTACACCCGCGCCAGCAGCGGCTACGTGCGCGCCGCCGGCTGGGACCCCCGCCTCGTCAACGCGTCGTACCGGTGGGTGGAGCGCGAGCTGGTGTTCCGCCCCGACGTGCCGCGGTGGCAGTGCGCGCTGCGCGAGGGCCTCCTCCAGGCCGGCGTCACGCCGGACAACGGCTACACGCTCGAACACGTCCAGGGCACCAAGATCGGCGGCACCATCTtcgaccgcgccggccgccgccacaccgccgccgactTCCTCCGGCGAGCCCACCCGAGGCGGCTCACCGTGTTCCTCCGCGCCACCGTGTCGCAGATCCTCTTCCGACGCACCG AGGGCACGGCGACGCCGGTGGCGTACGGGGTGGTGTTCACGGACCCGGCGGGCGTGCGGCACCACGTGTACCTGCGTGGCGGCGCCAAGAGCGAGGTGATCGTGACGGCGGGGACGCTGGGGAGCCCGCAGCTGCTGATGCTGAGCGGCGTCGGGCCGCGCGGGGAGCTGGAGAAGCACGGCATCCTCCCCGTGCTGGACCAGCCCAGGGTCGGGCAGGGCGTGGCGGACAACCCCATGAACTCGGTGTTCGTCCCCTCCCCGGTGCCCGTCGCGCTCTCCCTCGTCCAGATCGTCGGCGTCTCCCGCTTCGGCACCTTCATCGAGGGCGTCAGCGGCTCGCAGTTCGGCATCCCGCTCcacggccgcgccgcctcccgccgcgcccgcagcttCGGCATGTTCTCCCCCATG ACGGGGCAGCTGGGGACGGTGCCGCCGAAGGAGCGGACGCCGGAGGCgatgcggcgggcggcggaggcgatgcggcggctGGACAGGCGCGCGTTCCGCGGCGGGTTCATCCTGGAGAAGATCCTGGGGCCCATGTCGACGGGGCACGTCGCGCTCCGATCAGCCGACCCCGACGCGAACCCGGCCGTGACGTTCAACTACTTCCGGGACCCGCGCGACGTGGAGCGGTGCGTGCGCGGCATCGAGACGATCGAGCGGGTGGTGCGGTCGCGGGCCTTCGCGCGGTTCACCTACGCCAACGTCACCGCCATGGAGGCCGCCGTGCttggccgccgcgccggccacctccccgtCAACCTGCTGCCTCGCCGCGCCACCGACACGCGGCCGCTGCAGCAGTATTGCAGGGAGACGGTGATGACCATCTGGCACTACCACGGCGGCTGCCATGTCGGCGCCGTCGTGGACCAGGACTACCGGGTGCTCGGCGTACGTGGCCTCCGCGTCGTCGACAGCTCAACCTTCAAGTACTCGCCCGGCACCAACCCGCAGGCCACCGTCATGATGCTCGGCAG GTATATGGGGCTGAAGATTCAgaaggagaggtggacgaggaaCGACGAGACACATTAG
- the LOC9271805 gene encoding uncharacterized protein: MASSRRQQHKGSWSWTSRVAAAADAASWCLALSLVALLLVCSLGPGGAAGGEQRGGVAAVLRGAALSARACEEIYVVAEGETLHSISDKCGDPYILEQNPHVHDPDDVFPGLVIKITPSKPR; encoded by the coding sequence ATGGCGAGCAGCAGGCGGCAGCAGCACAAGGGTTCGTGGTCGTGGACgtcgcgggtggcggcggcggcggacgcggcgtcGTGGTGCCTGGCGCTGTCGCTGGTGGCGCTGCTGCTGGTGTGCTCGCTCGGgcccggtggcgccgccggcggcgagcagcggggTGGTGTGGCGGCGGTgttgcgcggcgcggcgctgtcGGCGCGGGCGTGCGAGGAGATCTACGTGGTGGCGGAGGGGGAGACGCTGCACAGCATCAGCGACAAGTGCGGCGACCCGTACATCCTGGAGCAGAACCCGCACGTCCACGACCCCGACGACGTCTTCCCCGGCCTCGTCATCAAGATCACGCCGTCCAAGCCCAGGTAG
- the LOC4331418 gene encoding hydroxymethylglutaryl-CoA synthase — protein sequence MAAERKDVGILAMDIYFPPTCVLQDELENHDGVSKGKYTIGLGQDSMAFCTEVEDVISMSLTVVKSLLENYKIDPKCIGRLEVGSETVIDKSKSIKTWLMQIFEECGNTDIEGVDSSNACYGGTAALFNCVNWVESNSWDGRYGLVVCTDSAVYAEGPARPTGGAAAIAMLIGPNAPVSFESKYRGSHMAHVYDFYKPDLASEYPVVDGKLSQTCYLMALDSCYNVFCKKYEKLEGKQFSIHDADYFVFHSPYNKLVQKSFARLYYNDFLRKCSTVEDGSREKLEPYSGLSSEESYQSRELEKASQQVAKHLYDSKVQPTTLIPKQVGNMYTASLYAALASVMHNKNETLAGQRIVMFSYGSGLTSTMFSFKINEGQHPFILSNIAGILDVSKKLESRHVVAPEKFVAALKLMEHRYGAKDFTTSQDTSLLAPGTYYLTHVDSMYRRFYAVKGQAVTEVSNGH from the exons atggcggcggagaggaaggACGTGGGCATTCTCGCCATGGACATCTACTTCCCGCCCACCTGCGTGCTCCAG GACGAGCTGGAGAATCATGATGGCGTGAGCAAAGGGAAGTACACCATTGGGCTTGGACAGGATAGCATGGCCTTTTGCACTGAAGTGGAAGATGTTATTTCCATGAG CTTGACAGTAGTGAAGTCACTCCTGGAAAACTATAAGATTGATCCAAAATGTATTGGACGTTTGGAAGTTGGCAGTGAAACAGTAATAGACAAGAGCAAGTCTATAAAAACATGGCTGATGCAAATATTTGAG GAATGCGGTAATACTGACATTGAAGGAGTTGACTCCTCAAATGCATGCTACGGTGGAACAGCTGCTTTATTTAATTGTGTTAATTGGGTCGAGAGCAACTCATGGGATGGACGTTATGGGCTTGTTGTTTGCACAGACAGCGCG GTTTACGCTGAAGGTCCGGCTCGTCCAACCGGTGGTGCAGCTGCTATTGCAATGTTGATTGGACCAAATGCTCCAGTTTCTTTCGAAAGCAAGTATAGAGGATCTCATATGGCACATGTCTATGACTTTTACAAGCCTGATCTTGCTAGTGAATACCCG GTGGTCGATGGAAAGCTATCACAGACATGCTATCTCATGGCATTAGATTCCTGCTACAATGTCTTCTGCAAAAA GTATGAAAAGCTTGAGGGAAAGCAATTTTCTATTCATGATGCAGACTATTTTGTATTTCACTCCCCATACAACAAG CTTGTGCAGAAGAGCTTTGCACGCCTATACTACAACGATTTTCTGAGAAAATGCAG CACGGTGGAAGATGGATCAAGAGAAAAACTGGAGCCTTATTCAGGTTTGTCATCCGAGGAAAGCTACCAGAGTAGAGAACTTGAAAAG GCTTCTCAGCAAGTTGCGAAGCACCTCTATGATTCAAAGGTTCAACCAACTACATTAATCCCGAAACAAGTCGGGAATATGTACACAGCGTCTCTATATGCTGCTTTGGCATCAGTGATGCATAACAAAAATGAAACTCTg GCAGGCCAAAGGATTGTCATGTTCTCATACGGCAGTGGCTTGACATCAACAATGTTCTCTTTCAAGATCAATGAAGGCCAGCATCCATTCATCCTATCAAACATTGCAGGCATACTGGATGTCTCCAAGAAACTGGAGTCCAGGCATGTG GTTGCGCCGGAGAAGTTCGTGGCGGCGCTGAAGCTGATGGAGCACCGGTACGGCGCCAAGGATTTCACGACGAGCCAGGACACGAGCCTGCTCGCTCCAGGCACCTACTACCTCACCCACGTCGACTCCATGTACAGGAGGTTCTACGCCGTCAAAGGTCAAGCCGTCACCGAAGTGTCCAATGGCCATTGA
- the LOC4331417 gene encoding dihydrodipicolinate reductase-like protein CRR1, chloroplastic isoform X3 translates to MATLCHSAHTRTFGKIGRRNAAKVLCSTQMPPSQSTIKVVIIGATKEIGRTAIAAVSKARGMELAGAIDSQCIGLDAGEISGMEEALEIPVLNDLTMVLGSIAQVLASSLYYKMLISTCTVVLLYTSRVCYLKLMFFQTRATGVVVDFSEPSTVYDNVKQAAAFGLNSVVYVPKIELDTVTELSAFCEKASMGCLVTPTLSIGSVLLQQAAIQASFHYNNVEIVESRPNPSDLPSQDAIQIANNITDLGQIYNREDMDSDNPARGQILGEDGVRVHSMVLPGLASSTSIHFSGPGED, encoded by the exons ATGGCTACTTTATGCCACTCTGCTCATACCAGAACATTCGGAAAGATTGGCAGGAGAAATGCAGCAAAGGTCCTCTGCTCAACGCAGATGCCGCCATCTCAGAGCACAATCAAG GTTGTTATCATTGGGGCGACAAAAGAGATTGGAAGAACGGCAATAGCGGCAGTAAGTAAAGCAAGGGGAATGGAGCTTGCAGGGGCCATAGATTCTCAGTGTATAGGCCTAGATGCAGGAGAG ATAAGTGGCATGGAAGAAGCCCTGGAAATTCCGGTGCTCAATGATCTCACAATGGTTCTGGGCTCAATTGCACAAGTATTGGCCTCTTCATTGTACTATAAAATGCTTATATCCACTTGTACAGTTGTACTGTTATACACTTCACGGGTTTGCTATTTGAAACTTATGTTCTTTCAGACCAGAGCAACTGGAGTGGTGGTTGATTTTAGTGAACCTTCAACTGTTTATGATAATGTCAAACAG GCAGCGGCATTTGGTTTAAACAGTGTGGTGTACGTTCCAAAAATTGAGTTAGATACAGTAACTGAGCTGTCAGCATTCTGCGAGAAGGCAAGCATG GGTTGCTTGGTCACACCAACATTATCAATTGGCTCAGTGCTCCTACAGCAAGCTGCTATCCAGGCCTCGTTCCACTACAACAACGTCGAGATAGTGGAATCAAGACCTAACCCATCG GATTTGCCATCGCAAGATGCAATACAGATTGCAAATAATATAACAGATCTTGGTCAGATATACAACAGGGAAGATATGGACTCCGATAATCCA GCAAGGGGTCAGATACTTGGAGAAGATGGGGTGCGTGTCCACAGTATGGTTCTACCAGGCCTTGCTTCCAGTACATCGATCCATTTCTCGGGCCCTGGAGAG GATTAA
- the LOC4331417 gene encoding dihydrodipicolinate reductase-like protein CRR1, chloroplastic isoform X2 → MATLCHSAHTRTFGKIGRRNAAKVLCSTQMPPSQSTIKVVIIGATKEIGRTAIAAVSKARGMELAGAIDSQCIGLDAGEISGMEEALEIPVLNDLTMVLGSIAQTRATGVVVDFSEPSTVYDNVKQAAAFGLNSVVYVPKIELDTVTELSAFCEKASMGCLVTPTLSIGSVLLQQAAIQASFHYNNVEIVESRPNPSDLPSQDAIQIANNITDLGQIYNREDMDSDNPARGQILGEDGVRVHSMVLPGLASSTSIHFSGPGEIYTLRHDVTNVQCLMPGLILAIRKVIRLKNLIYGLEKFL, encoded by the exons ATGGCTACTTTATGCCACTCTGCTCATACCAGAACATTCGGAAAGATTGGCAGGAGAAATGCAGCAAAGGTCCTCTGCTCAACGCAGATGCCGCCATCTCAGAGCACAATCAAG GTTGTTATCATTGGGGCGACAAAAGAGATTGGAAGAACGGCAATAGCGGCAGTAAGTAAAGCAAGGGGAATGGAGCTTGCAGGGGCCATAGATTCTCAGTGTATAGGCCTAGATGCAGGAGAG ATAAGTGGCATGGAAGAAGCCCTGGAAATTCCGGTGCTCAATGATCTCACAATGGTTCTGGGCTCAATTGCACAA ACCAGAGCAACTGGAGTGGTGGTTGATTTTAGTGAACCTTCAACTGTTTATGATAATGTCAAACAG GCAGCGGCATTTGGTTTAAACAGTGTGGTGTACGTTCCAAAAATTGAGTTAGATACAGTAACTGAGCTGTCAGCATTCTGCGAGAAGGCAAGCATG GGTTGCTTGGTCACACCAACATTATCAATTGGCTCAGTGCTCCTACAGCAAGCTGCTATCCAGGCCTCGTTCCACTACAACAACGTCGAGATAGTGGAATCAAGACCTAACCCATCG GATTTGCCATCGCAAGATGCAATACAGATTGCAAATAATATAACAGATCTTGGTCAGATATACAACAGGGAAGATATGGACTCCGATAATCCA GCAAGGGGTCAGATACTTGGAGAAGATGGGGTGCGTGTCCACAGTATGGTTCTACCAGGCCTTGCTTCCAGTACATCGATCCATTTCTCGGGCCCTGGAGAG ATTTACACCTTAAGACATGATGTGACAAATGTTCAATGCCTAATGCCAGGATTAATTCTGGCAATACGGAAGGTGATACGCTTGAAG AACTTGATTTATGGTCTGGAGAAGTTCTTGTAG
- the LOC4331417 gene encoding dihydrodipicolinate reductase-like protein CRR1, chloroplastic isoform X1, giving the protein MATLCHSAHTRTFGKIGRRNAAKVLCSTQMPPSQSTIKVVIIGATKEIGRTAIAAVSKARGMELAGAIDSQCIGLDAGEISGMEEALEIPVLNDLTMVLGSIAQVLASSLYYKMLISTCTVVLLYTSRVCYLKLMFFQTRATGVVVDFSEPSTVYDNVKQAAAFGLNSVVYVPKIELDTVTELSAFCEKASMGCLVTPTLSIGSVLLQQAAIQASFHYNNVEIVESRPNPSDLPSQDAIQIANNITDLGQIYNREDMDSDNPARGQILGEDGVRVHSMVLPGLASSTSIHFSGPGEIYTLRHDVTNVQCLMPGLILAIRKVIRLKNLIYGLEKFL; this is encoded by the exons ATGGCTACTTTATGCCACTCTGCTCATACCAGAACATTCGGAAAGATTGGCAGGAGAAATGCAGCAAAGGTCCTCTGCTCAACGCAGATGCCGCCATCTCAGAGCACAATCAAG GTTGTTATCATTGGGGCGACAAAAGAGATTGGAAGAACGGCAATAGCGGCAGTAAGTAAAGCAAGGGGAATGGAGCTTGCAGGGGCCATAGATTCTCAGTGTATAGGCCTAGATGCAGGAGAG ATAAGTGGCATGGAAGAAGCCCTGGAAATTCCGGTGCTCAATGATCTCACAATGGTTCTGGGCTCAATTGCACAAGTATTGGCCTCTTCATTGTACTATAAAATGCTTATATCCACTTGTACAGTTGTACTGTTATACACTTCACGGGTTTGCTATTTGAAACTTATGTTCTTTCAGACCAGAGCAACTGGAGTGGTGGTTGATTTTAGTGAACCTTCAACTGTTTATGATAATGTCAAACAG GCAGCGGCATTTGGTTTAAACAGTGTGGTGTACGTTCCAAAAATTGAGTTAGATACAGTAACTGAGCTGTCAGCATTCTGCGAGAAGGCAAGCATG GGTTGCTTGGTCACACCAACATTATCAATTGGCTCAGTGCTCCTACAGCAAGCTGCTATCCAGGCCTCGTTCCACTACAACAACGTCGAGATAGTGGAATCAAGACCTAACCCATCG GATTTGCCATCGCAAGATGCAATACAGATTGCAAATAATATAACAGATCTTGGTCAGATATACAACAGGGAAGATATGGACTCCGATAATCCA GCAAGGGGTCAGATACTTGGAGAAGATGGGGTGCGTGTCCACAGTATGGTTCTACCAGGCCTTGCTTCCAGTACATCGATCCATTTCTCGGGCCCTGGAGAG ATTTACACCTTAAGACATGATGTGACAAATGTTCAATGCCTAATGCCAGGATTAATTCTGGCAATACGGAAGGTGATACGCTTGAAG AACTTGATTTATGGTCTGGAGAAGTTCTTGTAG
- the LOC4331415 gene encoding cyclin-dependent kinase A-1: MEQYEKEEKIGEGTYGVVYRARDKVTNETIALKKIRLEQEDEGVPSTAIREISLLKEMHHGNIVRLHDVIHSEKRIYLVFEYLDLDLKKFMDSCPEFAKNPTLIKSYLYQILRGVAYCHSHRVLHRDLKPQNLLIDRRTNALKLADFGLARAFGIPVRTFTHEVVTLWYRAPEILLGSRQYSTPVDMWSVGCIFAEMVNQKPLFPGDSEIDELFKIFRVLGTPNEQSWPGVSSLPDYKSAFPKWQAQDLATIVPTLDPAGLDLLSKMLRYEPNKRITARQALEHEYFKDLEMVQ; encoded by the exons ATGGAGCAG TACgagaaggaggagaagattgGGGAGGGCACGTACGGGGTGGTGTACAGGGCGCGGGACAAGGTCACCAACGAGACGATCGCGCTCAAGAAGATCCGGCTTGAGCAGGAGGATGAGGGCGTCCCCTCCACCGCAATCCGCGAGATCTCGCTCCTCAAGGAGATGCATCACGGCAACATCGTCAG GTTACACGATGTTATCCACAGTGAGAAGCGCATATATCTTGTCTTTGAGTATCTGGATCTGGACCTAAAGAAGTTCATGGACTCTTGTCCAGAGTTTGCGAAAAACCCCACTTTAATTAAG TCATATCTCTATCAGATACTCCGCGGCGTTGCTTACTGTCATTCTCATAGAGTTCTTCATCGAGATTTGAAACCTCAGAATTTATTGATAGATCGGCGTACTAATGCACTGAAGCTTGCAGACTTTGGTTTAGCCAGGGCATTTGGAATTCCTGTCCGCACGTTTACTCACGAG GTTGTAACCTTGTGGTATAGAGCTCCAGAGATCCTTCTTGGATCAAGGCAGTATTCTACACCAGTTGATATGTGGTCAGTTGGTTGTATCTTTGCAGAAATGGTGAACCAGAAACCACTGTTCCCTGGTGATTCTGAGATTGATGAATTATTTAAGATATTCAG GGTACTAGGAACTCCAAATGAACAAAGTTGGCCAGGAGTTAGCTCATTACCTGACTACAAGTCTGCTTTCCCCAAGTGGCAAGCACAG GATCTTGCAACTATTGTCCCTACTCTTGACCCTGCTGGTTTGGACCTTCTCTCT AAAATGCTTCGGTACGAGCCAAACAAAAGGATCACAGCTAGACAGGCTCTTGAGCATGAATACTTCAAGGACCTTGAGATGGTACAATGA
- the LOC4331414 gene encoding UDP-galactose/UDP-glucose transporter 2 → MTGGEEQGRRLFGVSLTDRPRWQQFLICSSGFFFGYLVNGICEEYVYNRLQFSFGWYFTFVQGFVYLGLIRLQGFTVKQMVNPWRTYVRLSAVLMGSHGLTKGSLAFLNYPAQIMFKSTKVLPVMIMGAFIPGLRRKYPFHEYISAVMLVIGLILFTLADAQSSPNFSMIGVAMVSGALVMDAFLGNLQEAIFKMNPDTTQMEMLFCSTVVGLPFLVVPMVLTGELMRAWTACSQHMYVYAVLVFEAMATFVGQVSVLSLIALFGAATTAMVTTARKAVTLLLSYLIFTKPLTEQHVTGLLLISMGIVLKLLLENKENVPRRQVRKTVQHWDDKQREIREVEEEKAPLV, encoded by the exons aTGACCGGAGGGGAGGAGCAGGGGAGGAGGCTGTTTGGCGTGTCGCTGACAGACAGGCCCAGGTGGCAGCAGTTCTTGATCTGCTCATCGGGGTTCTTCTTCGGCTACCTTGTCAATGGCATCTGCGAG GAATACGTCTACAACCGGCTTCAGTTCAG CTTCGGCTGGTACTTCACATTTGTGCAGGGGTTCGTGTACTTGGGTCTGATTCGCCTGCAGGGATTCACGGTGAAGCAGATGGTGAACCCGTGGCGGACGTACGTGCGGCTCTCGGCTGTGCTCATGGGATCCCATGGCCTCACCAAGGGTTCCCTCGCATTCCTCAACTACCCCGCCCAAATTATGTTCAAATCCACCAAG GTTTTGCCAGTGATGATAATGGGAGCATTTATACCTGGATTAAGAAGAAAATATCCGTTCCATGAGTACATATCAGCAGTGATGCTTGTTATCGGCCTCATACTATTCACGCTCGCGGACGCACAATCATCACCTAATTTCAGCATGATTGGTGTGGCCATGGTTTCTGGAGCGCTTGTCATGGATGCATTTCTAGGTAATCTGCAAGAAGCCATATTTAAGATGAACCCTGACACCACACAG ATGGAGATGTTGTTCTGCTCAACTGTTGTTGGCCTACCTTTCTTGGTGGTGCCAATGGTGTTAACAGGGGAGCTGATGCGGGCGTGGACTGCATGTTCCCAG CATATGTACGTGTACGCCGTGCTGGTGTTCGAGGCGATGGCCACGTTCGTCGGCCAGGTCTCGGTGCTCTCCCTCATCGCGCTCTTCGGCGCCGCAACAACAGCTATG gtgacgacggcgaggaaGGCGGTGACCCTGCTCCTGTCGTACCTGATATTCACCAAGCCATTGACGGAGCAGCACGTCACCGGGCTGCTGCTGATCTCCATGGGCATCGTGCTGAAGCTCCTGCTGGAGAACAAGGAGAACGTCCCGCGCAGGCAGGTGAGGAAGACGGTGCAGCATTGGGACGACAAGCAGCGGGAGATCAGAGAAGTAGAAGAGGAGAAAGCTCCCTTGGTATGA
- the LOC4331417 gene encoding dihydrodipicolinate reductase-like protein CRR1, chloroplastic isoform X4, whose translation MATLCHSAHTRTFGKIGRRNAAKVLCSTQMPPSQSTIKVVIIGATKEIGRTAIAAVSKARGMELAGAIDSQCIGLDAGEISGMEEALEIPVLNDLTMVLGSIAQTRATGVVVDFSEPSTVYDNVKQAAAFGLNSVVYVPKIELDTVTELSAFCEKASMGCLVTPTLSIGSVLLQQAAIQASFHYNNVEIVESRPNPSDLPSQDAIQIANNITDLGQIYNREDMDSDNPARGQILGEDGVRVHSMVLPGLASSTSIHFSGPGED comes from the exons ATGGCTACTTTATGCCACTCTGCTCATACCAGAACATTCGGAAAGATTGGCAGGAGAAATGCAGCAAAGGTCCTCTGCTCAACGCAGATGCCGCCATCTCAGAGCACAATCAAG GTTGTTATCATTGGGGCGACAAAAGAGATTGGAAGAACGGCAATAGCGGCAGTAAGTAAAGCAAGGGGAATGGAGCTTGCAGGGGCCATAGATTCTCAGTGTATAGGCCTAGATGCAGGAGAG ATAAGTGGCATGGAAGAAGCCCTGGAAATTCCGGTGCTCAATGATCTCACAATGGTTCTGGGCTCAATTGCACAA ACCAGAGCAACTGGAGTGGTGGTTGATTTTAGTGAACCTTCAACTGTTTATGATAATGTCAAACAG GCAGCGGCATTTGGTTTAAACAGTGTGGTGTACGTTCCAAAAATTGAGTTAGATACAGTAACTGAGCTGTCAGCATTCTGCGAGAAGGCAAGCATG GGTTGCTTGGTCACACCAACATTATCAATTGGCTCAGTGCTCCTACAGCAAGCTGCTATCCAGGCCTCGTTCCACTACAACAACGTCGAGATAGTGGAATCAAGACCTAACCCATCG GATTTGCCATCGCAAGATGCAATACAGATTGCAAATAATATAACAGATCTTGGTCAGATATACAACAGGGAAGATATGGACTCCGATAATCCA GCAAGGGGTCAGATACTTGGAGAAGATGGGGTGCGTGTCCACAGTATGGTTCTACCAGGCCTTGCTTCCAGTACATCGATCCATTTCTCGGGCCCTGGAGAG GATTAA